The Micromonospora sp. NBC_00421 DNA window GATCCTCTACGGTCGGTGCAGCGGTTGGCGGTGCGGTCCTTTCCAACCCCCACCGCCGAGCGGCCCCGTGGCGGGCCGGGGCCGGTGGGGCCCCGGAGTGCCCCGCCGGTGGCCCGACGGCGGTCCCGTGTGTCCTCCTGCCCCCTCGTCGGTCCGCGCCCCTGCGCGCGTTCGGAGTCGGTACGGTGGGAAACACGCCGAGCCGCCCCGGGAGATCCCGTGTTCCTCACACCCCACGAGCAGGACCGCCTGCTCGTCCACGTCGCCGCGGACGTCGCCCGCCGACGACGCGAGCGCGGACTGCGCCTCAACTATCCCGAAGCCGTCGCCATGATCACCGCCTTCCTGCTGGAGGGTGCCCGGGACGGCCGGACGGTCACCGACCTGATGGTCGCCGGCCGCACCGTGCTCAGCCGCGACGACGTGCTCGACGGAATCCCCGAGATGCTGGGGGAGGTGCAGGTGGAGGCGACGTTCCCGGACGGCACCAAGCTGGTGACGGTGCACCACCCGATCCCGTGATCCCCGGGGAGATCCTGCCCGGCGACGGGCCGGTCGAGATCAACGTGGGTCGTCCGGTGACCACCCTGCTGGTGGTCAACACCGCCGACCGGCCGATCCAGGTCGGCTCGCACTACCACTTCGCCGAGACCAACCCGGGGCTGCGCTTCGACCGTTGCGCCGCGTACGGCCAGCGGCTCGCCGTACCGGCGGGGACGTCGGTGCGGTTCGAGCCGGGGGTCAGTCGTACCGTCGACCTGGTGCCGCTGGGCGGGGCGCGGATCGTGCCGGGGCTGCGCGGCGAGGTCGCCGGCCCGCTCGACCGGGAACCGGGCCCGCCCTTCGGGGAGCCCGACCCACCCGCCGGCAGGTCCGGCCCGGGTTCCGGGGAGGCCGGCCGGTGAGCACCGTGGACCGGCGACGCTACGCCGACCTGTACGGCCCGACCACAGGCGACCGGATCCGGCTGGCCGACACCGACCTGCTGATCGAGGTGGAGGTCGACCACTGCGTCGGCGGGGACGAGGCGGTCTTCGGCGGTGGCAAGGTGATCCGCGAGTCGATGGGCCAGTCCCGGGCCACCCGGGCCGAGGGCGCCCTGGACACGGTGATCACCGGCGCGGTGGTGCTGGACCACTGGGGGGTGGTGAAGGCCGACGTCGGCCTGCGCGACGGGCGGATCGTGGCGCTGGGCCGGGCCGGCAACCCGGACACCATGCCCGGCGTGCACCCCGATCTGGTGATCGGACCGTCGACCGAGGTGATCGCGGGCAACGGGCGGATCCTCACCGCCGGGGCGGTGGACACCCACGTGCACTTCATCTGCCCGCAGCTCGTCACCGAGGCGCTGACCTCGGGGATCACCACCCTGGTCGGTGGGGGCACCGGCCCGGCCGAGGGCACCCGGGCCACCACCGTCACCCCCAACGCCTGGCACCTGGCCCGGATGCACGAGGCGCTCGACACCTTCCCGGTGAACGTGCTGCTGCTGGGCAAGGGCAACACGGTCTCCACCGAGGCGCTGTGGGAGCAGTTGCGGGCCGGCGCGGGCGGGTTCAAGCTGCACGAGGACTGGGGGACCACCCCGGCGGCGATCGACGCCTGCCTGCGGGTCGCCGACGCGTCCGGGGTGCAGGTCTCCATCCACACCGACACCCTCAACGAGGCCGGCTTCGTGGCCGACACGCTGCGCGCCATCGCCGGTCGGGCGATCCACTCGTACCACACCGAGGGGGCGGGGGGTGGGCACGCGCCGGACATCATCACGGTGGCCGGGGAGCCGAACGTGCTGCCGTCGTCGACGAACCCGACCCGCCCGTACACCCGCAACACCCTCGCCGAGCATCTCGACATGCTGATGGTCTGCCACCACCTCAACCCGTCGGTGCCGGAGGACCTGGCCTTCGCGGAGAGCCGGATCCGACCGTCCACGATGGCCGCCGAGGATCTGCTGCACGACCTCGGCGCGATATCCATCATCGGCTCCGACTCGCAGGCCATGGGGCGGGTCGGTGAGGTGATCACCCGGACCTGGCAGAGCGCGCACGTGATGAAGCGGCGGGTGGGCGCGCTGCCCGGCGACGGCCCGGCCGACAACCACCGGGCCCGCCGCTACGTGGCGAAATACACCATCTGCGCGGCGATGGCCAACGGGCTGGAGCGGGAGATCGGCTCGGTGGAGCAGGGCAAGCTCGCCGACCTGGTGCTCTGGGACCCGGCGTTCTTCGGCGTCCGGCCGCACCTGGTGATCAAGGGCGGGATGATCGCGTACGCGCAGATGGGCGACGCGAACGCCTCCATCCCCACCCCGCAGCCGATGCTGCCGAGGCCGATGTTCGGCGCGTACGGCGTGGTGCCGGCCGCGACCAGCGTGGCGTTCGTGGCGCCGGCCGCGCTGGAGGCCGGCCTGCGGCTGGACGTGCGCCGCCCGCTGGTCCCGGTGGCCGACGTGCGGTCGCGGGGCAAGGCCGACCTGCCGGAGAACGGTGCGCTGCCGCGCATCGAGGTCGATCCGGACACCTTCACCGTCCGGATCGACGGGGTGGTGGTCGACCCGGAGCCGGTCTCCGAGCTGCCCATGGCACAGCGGTACCACCTGTTCTGATGATCCCGTCGAGCATGGTGCTGCTGCTGGCCGACGGCAGGTTCCCCGCCGGGGCGCACGCCCACTCCGGTGGTCTGGAGGCGGCGGTGGCGGCCGGCCTGGTCACCGATCCGGCCACCCTGGCCGAGTTCCTGCGCGGCCGGCTGGCCACCGGCGGGCTGGTCACCGCCGCGTTCGCGGTGGCGGCGCACCGGGCCGCCGGCACGGCCGACCGGCGGGCCGCACTGGCCCGGCTGGACGCCGAGCTGGATGCCCGTACCGCCTCCCCGGCACTGCGGACGGTCTCCCGTCGGCAGGGCCGGGCCCTGCTGCGGGCCGGGCGGGAGCTCTGGCCCGCCGGCGGCTTCGACGCCCTGCCCGTCGGCCCGCCCGGGCCGCACCAGCCGCTGGTGCTCGGCCTGGTCGCCGCCGCCGCCGGCCTCGACCCGGTCGCGGTGGCCACCATCGCCGCGTACGGGTCGATGACCGGCCCGGCCAGCGCGGCGGTGCGGCTGCTCGGCCTCGACCCGTACCGGGTGCACGCGGTGTTGGCGGCGCTGGCCGTCGACTGTGACGCCACGGCGTCCCGTGCGGTCGCCACCGCCGACGACCCACCCGAGCGGTTGCCGGCTCCGGCCGCACCGCTCACCGATGTCCACGCCGAAGTCCACACCACCTGGGAGGTGCGTCTCTTTGCGTCCTGAAACCGTATCGAAGACTCCGCACGCGCAGATTCCGCACGACGAGACCGTGCCGCACAGTCATCCGGAGCCGGGGGTCGACCCGCACGCCCCGCTGCCGGCCACCGCCCGCCCGCTGCGGGTGGGCATCGGTGGGCCGGTCGGCTCGGGCAAGACCGCCCTGGTCGCGGCCCTGTGCCGGGCCTTCGCCGGTGAACTGCGCCTGGGCGTGGTGACCAACGACATCTACACCACCGAGGACGCCGACTTCCTGCGCCGGGCCGGGGTGCTCGACCCGGCGCGGATCCGGGCGGTGGAGACCGGCTGCTGCCCGCACACCGCGATCCGTGACGACATCGGCGCCAACCTGGACGCCATCGACGAGCTTGTCGACGGCGTCGGCCCGCTGGACCTGGTGCTGGTGGAGAGCGGTGGGGACAACCTCACCGCCACCTTCAGTCGAGGGTTGGTCGACCGGCAGATCTTCGTGGTCGACGTCGCCGGCGGCGACAAGGTGCCCCGCAAGGGCGGCCCCGGGGTGACCTCCGCCGACCTGCTGGTCATCAACAAGACCGACCTGGCGCCGATGGTCGGCGCCGACCTGTCGGTGATGGACCGCGACGCCCGCGCCCGGCGCGGAGACCTGCCGACGGTCTTCCTGTCCATCGTGGCCGACCCGGTGGCAGCCCTCGTGGCGGACTGGGTCCGCCACGAGTTGGCCCACCACCGTGGCCAGCTGGTCGTCGGCTGATGCGCGCGGTCGCCCGGCTGGTGGCCGTGGCCGACGGTCGGGGCGGCACCGTGCTGCGCGAGCTGCGGGGCGAGTCACCGCTGCTGCTGCGGCAGGCCACCGCCGAGGCCGGCGTCGCCACGGTGTACGTCGTCGGCGGGGCGGCCGGCCCGTTGGCCGGTGACGACCTGCGACTGACGATCGAGGTGGGGCCGGGGGCGGCGGTGCGGGTGCGTACCGTCGCCGCCTCGGTGGCCCTGCCCGGTCGGGCCGGGGCAGTCTCCCGGATGCGGGTGGAGGCGGTGGTGCACGCCGCCGGCGCCCTGCACTGGTTGCCGGAGCAGTTGGTGGCGGCGGCCGGCTGCCACCATGTCGCCGAGTCCCGGGTGGAGCTGGCCGACGGGGCCCGGTTGAGCTGGCGCGAGGAGCTGGTCTGCGGCCGGTACGACGAACCCGCCGGTGACGTCGTCGTGGCCAGCTCGGTCGACTACGCAGGTCGACCGCTGCTGCGGCAGTCCCTGGCGGTCGGTCCGACGGCACCCGGCTGGGCCGGGGCGGCGGTGCTGGGCGGTGCGACGGCGACCGGCTCGCTGCTGGTGGTCGACCCGGACTCCCGCCCCGGCCCGGCCATGGCGGACGCGGGCGGCGGCAATGCCCAGGGTCGGGTCCTCCAGACCCGTCCGGGCGAGCTGGCCGCCTGGCTGCCGCTGACCGGGGGCCCCGCGGCCCTGCTCACCGCCACCGCCGCCGATGCGCACGGCCTGCGCGTCCTGCTCAGTGCCACCGCCGAGGGCGGTGCCGGCCCCGTCGCGGGCGCGGCGGTGGCAGGCCCGCTGCCCACCACCACCATGACGACCGGCCGCCCGGGGAGCACCGCGCGGGTGGACGCCGTCGGCCAGCGCTGAGCTGTGGCCGCGGGGCCGGCCGGTCAGCCGGCCGCGACCGGGTGCCGGCGCGGGTCGAGCCGGGCGGCCAGGTCGACGAGCTGACCGGTCAACGCCACGTCGTCGAGGATCCCGGCCAGCTCGGCCCGGACCAGGGCGTCGACGCGGTCCTGTTCGCGGCGGCCCCGGGGGGTGAGGTAGGCCCGGATGCGTCGCCTGTCGAACGGGTCGATCCGGCGGTGGACCAGGTTCTGGTCGACGAGCTGGTCGACGAGCTTCGTCAGGGTGCCCGGTGGCAACGACTCCTCGGTGGAGACCTCGCTCATCGGGTGCCCCTGCCCGTCGGCGAGACGGCACAGCACCCGCCACGCCTCGACGGTGAGCCCCTCGGTGGCGAGCACCGCGCCGACCCGCCGGGCGAGCAGCCGTTCGGCGCGGGTGAGCGCACGCATCAGGTCGACGGGCGTGGCGGGAACGTCGGCCATGTCTCTCCCCGGTCGGTGGGTTGCCATGTTACCGAAGCGTCCCGGTTTCCGGCCGGGTCTGGTGGCCCACCAGGGTTGCCGGCAATCATGTCAGCATGTCCGTGCCGCTGCCGCGCCCCCGCGGTGTGCCGGAGTCGGTCTCCCACGGTGTGCCGGAGTCGCGTCCCCGCGGTGTGCCGGAGTCGACTTCCCACGGTGTCCCGGAGACGCGTCCCCGCGGTGTGCCGGAGCCGTTTCCCCGGTCGGGCGGCGCGGCCGGCCCAGTGCCCTGGCTGACCGTCGACCGGTCGGTGGTCAGTGTCGCACTGGTCTTCCCGATGCGCGGGCCGGCGGGCATGTTCGGCCCCACCTGCGAGCTGTGTGCCCAGTTGGCGGTGGAGGAGGTCAACCGGGCCGGTGGGGTGCTCGGCCGGGAGCTGCGGCTGGTGCCTGTCGACGGTGGGGCGCCACCGGCGCAGGTGGCCGCCGAGGTGGAGGCACTTGTGTCGACCGGTGCGGTGCAGGGGGTCACGGGTTGGCACATCTCCTCGGTCCGGCAGGCGGTGGCACCCCGGATCGCGCACCGGGTGCCGTACGTCTACACCGCCCTGTACGAGGGCGGGGAGCGTACCGAGGGGGTCTTCCTGACCAGCGAGACGCCCGACGCCCAGCTCCGGCCGGCGATGCGGCTGCTCGCCCAGGAGCAGGGCGTACGCCGCTGGTACGTGGTGGGCAACGACTACGTCTGGCCGCGCCGCACCGCGCGGGCCGCCCAGCGCTACGCCCGTGACAGCGGGGCGTCGGTGTGCGGGCGGGCGTTCCTGCCGCTGGGCACCGAGGACTTCGGCCCGGTGCTGCGCCAGGTCGAGCGTGCCGAGGCCGACGGGGTGCTGATGCTGCTGGTGGGCGCGGACGCGGTCCGGTTCAACCGGGCCTTCGGCCGGTCCGCCCTGGATCAGCGATGTCTGCGGCTGAGCACCCTGATGGACGAGAACATGCTGTTGGCCAGCGGGGTCGGCGGCACCCGCCGGTTGTTCAGCACGGCCGGGTTCTTCGCCGGCCTGGTCACCCGGGAGAACCTGGACTTCCACGGCGCGTTCGCCAGCCGGTTCGGGGTGGAGGCGCCGCCGCTGGGCAGCCTGGGGGAGTCCTGCTACGAGGGGGTGATGCTGCTCGCCGCCCTGATCGCGCAGGCCCGCACCCTGGACGTGCGGGCGATCGGCGCGTCGGCCGACGCGGTCACCTACCACGGCCCCCGAGGCGAGCTGCACCTGCGCCACCGCCACGTCCGCCAACGCATCTACCTGGCCGAAGCCGACGGCCTAGATTTCACCGTCCTCTCCGAACTCTGACCCACCCCACCCCACCCCACCGCCCCCGCCCCCGCCCCGCCCACCCCTGCTCCGGTGATCAAGAGATTTACGTCACCTCCGCACAGAAGATTGACCTATACCTCTTGATCACCCACCTCAACCCACCGCCGCAGCCGGGACGGCCTGCATCCGGCTCGGTGATCAAG harbors:
- a CDS encoding urease subunit gamma; amino-acid sequence: MFLTPHEQDRLLVHVAADVARRRRERGLRLNYPEAVAMITAFLLEGARDGRTVTDLMVAGRTVLSRDDVLDGIPEMLGEVQVEATFPDGTKLVTVHHPIP
- a CDS encoding urease subunit beta; its protein translation is MIPGEILPGDGPVEINVGRPVTTLLVVNTADRPIQVGSHYHFAETNPGLRFDRCAAYGQRLAVPAGTSVRFEPGVSRTVDLVPLGGARIVPGLRGEVAGPLDREPGPPFGEPDPPAGRSGPGSGEAGR
- a CDS encoding urease subunit alpha, whose protein sequence is MSTVDRRRYADLYGPTTGDRIRLADTDLLIEVEVDHCVGGDEAVFGGGKVIRESMGQSRATRAEGALDTVITGAVVLDHWGVVKADVGLRDGRIVALGRAGNPDTMPGVHPDLVIGPSTEVIAGNGRILTAGAVDTHVHFICPQLVTEALTSGITTLVGGGTGPAEGTRATTVTPNAWHLARMHEALDTFPVNVLLLGKGNTVSTEALWEQLRAGAGGFKLHEDWGTTPAAIDACLRVADASGVQVSIHTDTLNEAGFVADTLRAIAGRAIHSYHTEGAGGGHAPDIITVAGEPNVLPSSTNPTRPYTRNTLAEHLDMLMVCHHLNPSVPEDLAFAESRIRPSTMAAEDLLHDLGAISIIGSDSQAMGRVGEVITRTWQSAHVMKRRVGALPGDGPADNHRARRYVAKYTICAAMANGLEREIGSVEQGKLADLVLWDPAFFGVRPHLVIKGGMIAYAQMGDANASIPTPQPMLPRPMFGAYGVVPAATSVAFVAPAALEAGLRLDVRRPLVPVADVRSRGKADLPENGALPRIEVDPDTFTVRIDGVVVDPEPVSELPMAQRYHLF
- a CDS encoding urease accessory protein UreF → MIPSSMVLLLADGRFPAGAHAHSGGLEAAVAAGLVTDPATLAEFLRGRLATGGLVTAAFAVAAHRAAGTADRRAALARLDAELDARTASPALRTVSRRQGRALLRAGRELWPAGGFDALPVGPPGPHQPLVLGLVAAAAGLDPVAVATIAAYGSMTGPASAAVRLLGLDPYRVHAVLAALAVDCDATASRAVATADDPPERLPAPAAPLTDVHAEVHTTWEVRLFAS
- the ureG gene encoding urease accessory protein UreG, producing the protein MRPETVSKTPHAQIPHDETVPHSHPEPGVDPHAPLPATARPLRVGIGGPVGSGKTALVAALCRAFAGELRLGVVTNDIYTTEDADFLRRAGVLDPARIRAVETGCCPHTAIRDDIGANLDAIDELVDGVGPLDLVLVESGGDNLTATFSRGLVDRQIFVVDVAGGDKVPRKGGPGVTSADLLVINKTDLAPMVGADLSVMDRDARARRGDLPTVFLSIVADPVAALVADWVRHELAHHRGQLVVG
- a CDS encoding urease accessory protein UreD, giving the protein MRAVARLVAVADGRGGTVLRELRGESPLLLRQATAEAGVATVYVVGGAAGPLAGDDLRLTIEVGPGAAVRVRTVAASVALPGRAGAVSRMRVEAVVHAAGALHWLPEQLVAAAGCHHVAESRVELADGARLSWREELVCGRYDEPAGDVVVASSVDYAGRPLLRQSLAVGPTAPGWAGAAVLGGATATGSLLVVDPDSRPGPAMADAGGGNAQGRVLQTRPGELAAWLPLTGGPAALLTATAADAHGLRVLLSATAEGGAGPVAGAAVAGPLPTTTMTTGRPGSTARVDAVGQR
- a CDS encoding MarR family winged helix-turn-helix transcriptional regulator translates to MADVPATPVDLMRALTRAERLLARRVGAVLATEGLTVEAWRVLCRLADGQGHPMSEVSTEESLPPGTLTKLVDQLVDQNLVHRRIDPFDRRRIRAYLTPRGRREQDRVDALVRAELAGILDDVALTGQLVDLAARLDPRRHPVAAG
- a CDS encoding substrate-binding domain-containing protein, which produces MVSVALVFPMRGPAGMFGPTCELCAQLAVEEVNRAGGVLGRELRLVPVDGGAPPAQVAAEVEALVSTGAVQGVTGWHISSVRQAVAPRIAHRVPYVYTALYEGGERTEGVFLTSETPDAQLRPAMRLLAQEQGVRRWYVVGNDYVWPRRTARAAQRYARDSGASVCGRAFLPLGTEDFGPVLRQVERAEADGVLMLLVGADAVRFNRAFGRSALDQRCLRLSTLMDENMLLASGVGGTRRLFSTAGFFAGLVTRENLDFHGAFASRFGVEAPPLGSLGESCYEGVMLLAALIAQARTLDVRAIGASADAVTYHGPRGELHLRHRHVRQRIYLAEADGLDFTVLSEL